One Rosa chinensis cultivar Old Blush chromosome 5, RchiOBHm-V2, whole genome shotgun sequence genomic region harbors:
- the LOC112166365 gene encoding 26S proteasome regulatory subunit 6B homolog — MASAMVLDPKPLPEPPASLPSLRSDPAFTDPNSDEDSDLYSRLKALQRQNEFIDIKEEYVKDEQKNLKREMLRSQEEVKRIQSVPLVIGQFLEMVDENHGIVGSTTGSNYYVRILSTINREHLKPSASVALHRHSNALVDVLPPEADSSISLLSQSEKPDVTYSDIGGCDIQKQEIREAVELPLTHHDLYKQIGIDPPRGVLLYGPPGTGKTMLAKAVANHTTAAFIRVVGSEFVQKYLGEGPRMVRDVFRLAKENAPAIIFIDEVDAIATARFDAQTGADREVQRILMELLNQMDGFDQTVNVKVIMATNRADTLDPALLRPGRLDRKIEFPLPDRRQKRLVFQVCTAKMNLSDEVDLEDYVSRPDKISAAEITAICQEAGMHAVRKNRYVILPKDFEKGYQTNVKKPDTDFEFYK; from the exons ATGGCATCGGCGATGGTTCTGGACCCGAAACCCCTACCAGAGCCACCGGCTTCGCTGCCCTCCCTCAGATCCGACCCGGCCTTCACCGACCCGAACTCCGACGAAGACTCCGATCTCTACAGCCGCCTCAAGGCCCTTCAGCGCCAGAACGAGTTCATCGACATCAAGGAGGAGTACGTCAAAGACGAGCAGAAGAACCTGAAGCGCGAGATGCTGCGGTCGCAGGAGGAGGTGAAGCGGATCCAGTCGGTGCCGCTGGTGATCGGCCAGTTTCTCGAGATGGTCGACGAGAACCACGGCATTGTGGGCTCCACCACGGGCTCGAATTACTACGTGAGGATTCTGAGCACGATTAACCGGGAGCACCTGAAGCCGTCGGCGTCGGTGGCGTTGCACCGCCACTCCAATGCTCTTGTGGATGTTCTGCCGCCGGAGGCGGACTCGAGTATCTCGCTGCTCAGCCAGTCGGAGAAGCCCGACGTCACCTACAGT GATATTGGAGGATGCGATATTCAGAAGCAAGAAATCCGTGAAGCAGTGGAACTTCCACTTACTCACCATGACTTatacaaacagattggaatagATCCTCCACGTGGTGTATTGCTCTATGGCCCACCTGGAACTGGTAAAACCATGCTAGCTAAGGCTGTGGCTAACCATACAACTGCTGCTTTCATTAGAGTTGTTGGTTCAGAATTTGTTCAGAAGTATTTGGGTGAG GGTCCACGAATGGTTCGTGATGTTTTCCGCCTTGCCAAGGAGAATGCACCTGCCATCATCTTTATTGATGAGGTTGATGCTATTGCTACTGCAAGGTTTGATGCTCAAACTGGAGCTGATAGAGAAGTTCAACGAATCCTAATGGAGCTCCTCAATCAG ATGGATGGGTTTGACCAGACTGTAAACGTTAAGGTCATAATGGCTACTAATCGTGCAGACACTTTGGATCCTGCACTTCTGCGTCCCGGAAGGCTTGACCGTAAGATTGAATTTCCTTTGCCTGATAGGCGTCAGAAAAGGCTTGTTTTTCAG GTTTGCACTGCTAAAATGAACTTGAGTGATGAGGTAGACTTGGAAGATTATGTATCTCGGCCAGATAAAATCAGCGCTGCTGAG ATTACAGCTATCTGTCAAGAAGCCGGAATGCACGCAGTTCGCAAGAACCGATATGTCATACTCCCAAAGGACTTTGAAAAGGGTTATCAAACCAATGTGAAGAAGCCTGATACTGACTTTGAATTCTACAAATGA